The following is a genomic window from Meriones unguiculatus strain TT.TT164.6M chromosome 7, Bangor_MerUng_6.1, whole genome shotgun sequence.
AGTGGGGGGTTGGCAGCAGCACCCTGTTACCCCATGCCCTTGCTGGGAGGTGATTTCATGAAGGGTTTCTTGCAAGTTGTGTGGGTGGGTCAGTCTAGAGGAGAGAGTCCAGatctcagcctctggagtgctgtgGAGGCAACAGCAGGGACCCTCggatgtgtttgaacacttgtgCACAGAGGCAGGATGCCACTCACTCTGGTGGGCTCAGGCCCTCCCATGGTTCATGTCACAGGAAAGCAGAAATAAGGTGACCCAGGAGCCATTGTCACTTGCCCGGGACCAGGTGCTCGGGGAAAGAGGTAACCACAGGAGCCCAGCTGGGCACTGATGCCCACACCTCTGCTGGCCAAGGCTCACAGCAACAGCAGAGCGACCAGACTGTTGTCAGTTGGTGTGAGGTTGAGGGTGACTGATGGCCCCAGAGTCAGCAGGCCGCTGGTGGGGGCCTGGTAGCTGGCTGGGTAGGAGAAGAGGCCAGGCACATCCGCTGCGTGTCAGGGCCGGCTACAGATGCctcactcccccaccccctcaggtACTTCTACTCCCGAAGAATCGAGGTCACCATGTCATCCGTCAAGTGCTTGCACAAGATAGCCTCGGCGTATGGGGCCTCGAAGCTGCGAGACTACTGCGGACGGCTTTTCGCCACCCTCCTGCCCCAGGACCCCACCTTCCGTACACCCCTGGACCTCTACGCGTATGCGCAGGCCACCGGTGACTCTGTGCTGGAAGACCTGTGCGTGCAgttcctggcctggaactttgagCCTCTGACAAAGGCTGAGGCCTGGCAGAGCGTTCCCCTCAGCTTGCTCCAGGCTCTCCTCCCGAGGAGTGAGCTGGTTGTGTCCAGCGAGCTGGATGTGCTGAAGGCGGTGGATCAGTGGAGCGCAGAGGGCAGTGCCTCCCACGCGGAGGTGGAGCGCCTGGTGGAGCAGGTCCGCCTCCCTATGGTGCCGCCGGAGGGGCTGTTCGAGCTGCAGTTCAACCTGTCCTTGTACTGGGACCACCAGGCAGTGTTCCAGAGGAAGACCCTGGAGGCCCTGGAGTTCCACACCGTGCCTCTCCCCGTGCTGGCCAAGTACAGGGGCCTGAACCTCACTGAGGACACCTACAAGCCCCGGCTCTACACCTCCACCTGGAGCGCCCTGGTGCTGGCCCGTTCCTGGAGGCAGTATGAGTCAAATCAGTTGTACCCACTAGGCTATGGCCATGGCTATGGCTATGGCCATGGCTACAACTCAAGAGCCCAGTACGGCAGCTACCAGTCCTTCCAGACCCCACCACACCCCAGCTTCCTCTTCAAGGACAAGCAGGTCTCCTGGTCAGCCACCTACCTGCCCACCATGCAGAGCTGCTGGAACTATGGCTTCTCCTGCACCTCTGAGGAGCTCCCCGTGCTGGGCCTCACCAGGTCCAGCTACTCCGATCCAACTGTCGCCTACGAGAACAAAGCCCTGATGCTCTGTGGAGGGAACCGAGTGGTGGATGTCACCAGCTTTGAAGGCTCCAAGGCCCCTATCCCCAGTGCCCTGGATACCAATAGTTCCAagaccccctccctctttccctgtgcCTCGGGGGCCTTCAGCAGCTTCCGGGTGGTCATCCGCCCTTTCTACCTGACTAACTCCACTGACAAGGACTAAGTGGCACACCTCATGGTGGTCCCCACCTTGGCCCCCCTCCTCTTTGTAGCCACCTCCAGCAGCCTGCTACCAGGTTTCTCCCAAGATGCCACTGTCTCTACGAGCTTGCAAATTCACTAGAAGGTTCCAGCCAGCGCTCACCCCAGTGCTGAGACTTCCCAGGCTCTCGTTGTAGGCACGAGCAGGTTCTGTGAGGTCCTGTGGGATTTTCTGTGCCTGCTGCAGTTGCTCAGTCTGTCACTGTCACTAATCTCAACTCATTAAAGTCACGTGTGCGTCTCATGATTCATTCATGCGGGAGGTGTTGCTGGCTTCCTGCAGTGTTTGGACGGCACATTAGCCGGGCTCTGGGGGACAGGGAGTTAGATTGTGAGCCAGTCAGGAACACTGACAGAAACAAGCCGACACCCCAGCCCTAGCACAGGACCACCACAGAGGAACAAAGTGGGATACCACCACGGGTATTGAGCTGGTGAGCACGGGGCTGAGCTGGTTGAGACTAGGAGCATCTCTGAGAAAGGGCTTCTGGGCTTGGCCTCAGAGGCTAAGGACAGCagcaggagatggaggagggtATGTccggggagaagggagaggcatGGTGGCCAGCTGTCCCTCCAGAAGCCTTTGAACCTGTGCCAGGGCAGAGGCACAAAGACACACCCCAGCATCCATAAGAATGGGGAAGTGGGGAGACCTAGTGGGTGCTAAGTCACTCACAGCAGAAGACAGCCTGGGTGGGGAGTCAGGCAGGAGATGATGCTGGGTGCTGGGTGACCCATGAGGCCTAGGAGCAGGCTTAGATGCTGTTGGGACATCCTGTGAGAATGTAACCTTTGGGTTCAGGACAGTGGATGCCTCTGCACCTCTGTTATGACCAGAgggaagtgtgtatgtgtgtctgtgtgcccacttgtgaaggccagaggtcaccccccacccccagtctcaTTTCTCAAGACCTAGCGATCATCCACCTTGGCCAGCGTTACATAACCTAGAATCATGAGGGAAGGGAGTCTCAATGATGGATTGCCAGCATTGGGTTGacttgtgtgcatgtctgtgagtCACTTATTGTGGGAagacccagtccactgtggggagcaccattccctaggtaaGAGGTCCTTGCCAGTATATAGGAAACTGATCTGAGAATAAGCAGGTGAGCAAGCCAGCATGCGCACATTTCTCTCTGTGACCAGCTGCATGTTCCTGCCTGGATGTCCCCATGATGATGAACTATGACTTGGAACTAGGAACTGAAAAGGCCTTTCTCCTCTGATATGTTTCTTTATCAAGGGATTTTATCGCAGCTTGTACAGAGCTTGCCGAGCAAGCATTGTCTGGTGGGCATCCTCCCATGAGCACCACCGCCCGTGCCGTGTCCTCACCGGTGCTCCATGTCAGCATCTCTTGACTGCCCCCATTCTGGTGGGTGTGTACACAGCAGCCATCCCTTCAACACTGTGACAAAAGCCTTGCAGTCGGCTTAGAGGAGAGCCAGTTGATTTATCTCACACATCAGAGGATTCAGCCCACTGTTGTTTTTAACACAGTCTCAATTGTTCCATCTTACCAATagagactcaggagccagatgcaggggtgaaagcctgctaggtcagggaggcagagaaagcacccagctgagcTTCTTACTTGGCCAGAAAAGCTCCTCCCCCTCAAACTGCATGtccttcccttctacttcctgtctctctctatcttcctcctcacttcctctttctatggttttttttttctatgtccaATTCCTGTCAACTAGTGCTTGCGCCTCCTATggctgactttatttaatcctgtttacagtaTTCAAACAGAAAACTGGTGGGTTAAAGGGGTTTGCTAGGGcagagccacaccacaactagaaacaggtttttccagtaaacaacacaatctcagggttcacgtGTGATCACATACCCTGCAGCAGCCCACCTTCACTTGACCCCACTTGATCTCAAGTCCTCCTTATGGTCCACTCACTACAAACTCGTGCATAGACTGGAGCCATCTCATAAGAATCCAACAGTCAGAGAGCAAGCCTTCAACACAGGGCCTTTCAGGGGACAGTTTGAGATTCACGCTGTTAGCGGTAACTCTGTAGTGACTGGTCTCTTGCCTTCCTCGTTTGTCCTTTCTGTACACCCACCTCACTCAACCCATGGGAATACCCCATCCCCGGTTTTATCCTACGAGGTATTTCTGGTTCCAGAATTCCAAGTTAAAGCCTGGTAAGATGCTTAAGTGTTGGAATGTTTTCCTTTGACACCAGAAAGCTGAGCACCTTTAGACTCCAGGTGGCCAGGTTGGAATTGAGCCTGTTCGCTCATGGCCACACACAGGTGCACCAGCCCGGGTTACTGGAGGCAGTCCTCTCAGTCCACAGGTTCTTGGCGGGCACCCACGGCAGGAAGAGCCTCTCATGTGTGGAGGGAAAGTAAAATACACCACACAGCCGCCATGCGGCGTGTTACTCAGCTGCTCAGAAAGGTCTGGTCATCTCCGTGGTCAAGTCAGGCATGCTGGTGTTTGCCTGGCATCAGcactctgaggcaggaggatcacaagtttttAGGcctgcccaggacagccaagttccCAGCTCAGCCAGTGATTTTCTGCCCTtgtctgaacaaacaaacaagcaaatgaaatgtGTTCATGACCTTGTGTGCTGCCTGGTTTCatgtcagcctgacacaagctggagtcgcTGGAGAGGAGgggcctcaactgagaaaacgcctccattgATCGGGCTGCAGGCAGGCTgcagagcattttcttgattggggATTGATGTGGGTTGTGGATGCagccatccctggactggtggtcccaggttctataagaaggtaggctgaacaagccatgggaggaagccagcaagcagcaccctccatggcctctgcatcagttcctgcctccaggttcctgccctgtttgagttcctgtcctgaccttcCTCAGTGAGGGACTACGGTATGGAAGTGTGAGctgaataagccctttcctccaccGAGTTACCTGGGcttttatcacagccatagaaatcCTAACCAGGTCAGTGATATAATAAAGACAATAAGAAGttacaagaaaacaagcaagactcaaaagatggctcaatgggaaAGGGGCTTGCTGCTGAtttgataacctgagttcaatccgcTTCCCAGGACCCAAATGGTGggacaaagaaacacacacacacacacacacacacacacacacacacacacaatatgcacAAATGCAatctttaaaataacattttaattattttagaatCTCATATATGTTGCTCATATTTATCCCCCTGCCTACCCCTCCCAGAACTCCTACTGATATACACATAcaactttattctttctttctctctccccccacctTGAGTCCAATTTATGTTTCCCAAATACTCCTGGGTGTGGAgcctgtgctgggattttgtctggcttgagcttacTTAGGTCTTGTTCACGCTGCCACAACTGCTATGATTCAAATGTCCTGCTGTGTCTGTAAAGCACTGTTCCCTGTGTTCATCCACAATCTCCGGCTCTCACacattctgcttcctcttcctcagcGATCCCTGAGCACTGGTGGTGTGATGTAGATGTCCCTTTTAGGCCTGAGcatgtctgtggtggtttgagtgagaatgccatcccccccccccatacacacacacaggctcatatatttgaatacttagtccccagttggtggaactgtttgggaaggatagggggtgtggccttgctggaggtgtgtctttgggagcaggctttgaggtttcagaagcccatgtcTTTCTCAGTTAgcgtgctctctctgcctctctgcctttttctCGTGTCTCAGATGCACTTTCTCAGCCATCACTCCAGACCCACGTTGCCTGCTCTGTCCTCTGAAGCTGTGAGCCCCAAACGAATTCTTCTATTCGTTGCCATAGTGCTGTCATTCTCTATATGTTGACCAGTTGTGCATCTCTGTGTTAAACATCATCTACTGCAAAAGGAGATTGTCTGAGGGTTGAGAGAGGCACTAATCTGGGGGAATAAAGAtgagtacacacttttaatcccagtacccaggaggcaaagtcgttctctgtgagttcaaggccaacctggtgtacTTAGTGAAcaccaggacatccagggctacacaaagagatcctgtctcaaattaaaacaaaaactatgtccatttagcagaataatagtggtACATTCTCCCTCAGGGCCTATGATCTGTCTAGCACTGGTTcatatgcaatttttaaaaaatccttaatcaaatctttaaagaaaaggtGAAAGCAAGTAAGCTCTGGGCCCTCTCAGTTCCCTCCCAGGACACCTTTCCTTCTCTAGGCAGAGCCCCTGCAATCCACGGGTGGGGGGTCCTTTTCTTTGCCATTTGGCAATCTGGGTGGACCTGTGCTGACTTCTCTAAGGAAGAGATTCAAGGGTGACCACCcaccacctcttcctcctccttctcctcttcctccttctcctcctccatttcctcctcctcttgctcctccatttcttcctcctccatctcctcttccatctcctcctctttctccttttctttctctttgtcttcctccccctctttctcctttttgtccttctccttctcttcctcctccttctccttggtttatagagacagggtttctctgtgtagccctggctgtcctggagctcactctgtagaccaggctggccttagactctcagagatctacctgcttctgcctctgggattaaaagcatgagtcACTACCACCCAGCTCATTGGGTAACCTTCTTAAGAAAAGCATTTACCTAGGCctcctacatatatatatatatacccgaTGGGCAACTTGGCCTTcatgtaggttctctagtaaggggagcagggactgtctctgaaagactctgttgcatgtttttcaatcacttcccccttgcAGGGCTGCTTGCCAGTCCACCAtggaagaggatgcgctcagtcctgatgcaacttgatatgctgaaGTGGGTTAATTGGGGAGTTCTCTTTTTCTGAGAGGTAGAGGActctggaagaggaagggagggtgggaccaggaggagaggagggagggggatgcaactggaatgtaaagtgaataaataaatagataaataaataaattttaaaaagaaaagaaaaccatttacTTACACCTCTTGCTATGAAAACTCCTCAAAAGTCCCCTAGGCTGGGcctaaagagatagctcagtggtcaagagtgcATAtaactcttgcaaaggaccccggttcaaatcccagcacccacgtggtggctcacagcactctgtaactccagttccaggagactgaATGCCTCTGGCTGCCAGAGGTTTCtgaacacatgtggtgcacataagcTCACACGGCCATGCATACTTACACCTGAAATAAGCATTTTTTAGAAGCCCCCTGCATCTCCTTGTGGCTGGCTTCTTACCCCTCCTAAGTGGAGGGCTGGCAGTGACCTCCCAGACCTCTGCGTTCTGGAGGAAAGTTCGCTGTGTCAGCCGCCGGTCTGGAAGACAGCCACTGGAGGGCGCCAGAGTGGCTCTGAGCAAGCTGGGCGCAGGAAGCGCTGTGTCCTCAGCCTGTGCTCCTCCTCCAGGCGTTCAGAAAAACCCACCAGGGCTGCCCTGGGCAGAGCTGGGGTCCTGAGAGAGGGCTAGATCTGTGTGCAGAGGTTCAACTGGCACATGGCTGGTACAGCTAAGTCTTCCTCCTTGGCGTCTGTCAAGGCCTTCAGAATGCCCTGAATGAAAGGGATGGGAGGAGCctgccttgtttttcttttctttctttctttttttttttttttaatgaagctcTTTGGACTTTGCCTGAGCCTCTACAAGTGAGGGGGATTCAGTAGCTCCCCGGTAGCTATGGGATGGGGCTGTAGCAGAGGGTTGGAACCCCTGCTGTGCCCTGACCTCCAGGGTGATTCAGTATAGCCAGAGACCAAGGCTGAGTCACCTGTCCCCGCATGACAGACCCAAAGGGCTCAGGGTCCCCCCAGGCCCAGCAGCACATCCTGGGAGGGCTGCACAACTCACCGCAAACTGCACAGGCCGGACACCTTGTCCCCTGGAGCCTTCCTGATGGCTCCCCATGTCCTCATCCCTGGGGCTGTTTATCTGTAATCCTTCACAGTCTCCTTTATAATCATGCCATTAGCCATAGTGACTTGTTTCCCTGAGTTCTGAGAGCATCCTAGAGAATTCCTAAGTGTGGGGAAGAGGCCACGGGATGCTCTCACTGAGAGTGTTCAGCAGCCCCGCCATGGGGGGCTGACATCCGAATGTGGGGAGTCCTGTGTGGTGGAGCCAGACCCCATGCACTTCTTATCTGGGCGCTGTGACTGGATGATGGGGTGGCTAGCTGGTGTCAGGAGGACCTGGCGGGGTAGCCTGGCAAGTGTGGTAATGAAGAGACAGATTTTGTCTgccaagagaagaggagggaggtgttCAAAGGAGGTCTGGGTATAACCAAACGTGCCGGGGTGCAGACTGGGATGGTCCAGAGGGCAGCTGTGGACGTCCAAGACCCTACACCATCCTCATGCCACCAGGTGAGTGGAAGAACAAAGATCCTGCCCGCTGCTCCGAGCGTGCAGTGACACTTAGCAACCTGCCCACCATCCCTGCCCGACCTGGAGCCCCAGCTGACTCGGGAGGAATAGGAATTCAGAGGTGAATTTGTTGCCAACACTTAGGAGAAGCAAAGACCGTAAAGTAGGTCCTAAAAATAATTAGAATTTTTTTGTCATTACTCCAGAGACCAGAAGCCTGAGATCCAACTGTCACCGGGCCAGTTCCTTCTGCAAGCTCTGAGGGGCAGTGTTTCGGGAGTCCCCTGACACCCTTGCTATGTGGACATGCCTCTCTAACTGCCGCTACTTTCGTAGAGCATCTGCTCTGTGTCTGCTTGTCTGTGCCACTGACCTCAGTCCTTTCTCCTGCAGGGATACCAGTCAGGCCTGGGGCCTCCCCAAACATGACTTGACTTGTCTGGGTTCAGAGCCACACTCACAGGTCCTGGGGAGTTAGGGCTTAGTCCTATCATTGGTGTATGGTAACAGTTCAGCCCATAGGCATTCCCGATCAAAGCTGGCTGACAACCCACGGATGCTGGCGTCGTGGGTCCTGATGTAGTAGGTACCAATGTTAAGGCACCAAGTCCTGTTCCTGGGGACCATGAACATAGCATTCCATGTATGCTAATGTCACAGTGGGCGGTCCAGCAGCCCCTGTCCTCATCCATGCTGCCAGCTGGGAGTGACCACTGGGCTCTGAAAGCGGCCATCTTTCCTGGGCTCCTTGAAAGAACCTAGTTCATGTTTGCAGAGGTGCTTGGCCACTTCAGGGTGTCAGTGACAGTCTTTGTGGGAGGCATTCGGAAGCTACTAATTGGACAGCTTAAAAATTGATaggagccaggcac
Proteins encoded in this region:
- the Lgals3bp gene encoding galectin-3-binding protein, encoding MALLWLLSVWWLLVSGTQGTEDGDVRLADGASANEGRVEIFYRGQWGTVCDNLWDLLDAAVVCRALGYENASEALGRAAFGPGRGPVMLDEVQCTGTEASLANCSSLGWMMSRCGHDQDAGVVCSNETRGVHILDLSAELPDALGQIFDSQQGCDLFIQVTGQGRGDLSLCAHKLILNTNPEAQALWQAVGRTVLMRVDAECMPVVRDFIRYFYSRRIEVTMSSVKCLHKIASAYGASKLRDYCGRLFATLLPQDPTFRTPLDLYAYAQATGDSVLEDLCVQFLAWNFEPLTKAEAWQSVPLSLLQALLPRSELVVSSELDVLKAVDQWSAEGSASHAEVERLVEQVRLPMVPPEGLFELQFNLSLYWDHQAVFQRKTLEALEFHTVPLPVLAKYRGLNLTEDTYKPRLYTSTWSALVLARSWRQYESNQLYPLGYGHGYGYGHGYNSRAQYGSYQSFQTPPHPSFLFKDKQVSWSATYLPTMQSCWNYGFSCTSEELPVLGLTRSSYSDPTVAYENKALMLCGGNRVVDVTSFEGSKAPIPSALDTNSSKTPSLFPCASGAFSSFRVVIRPFYLTNSTDKD